gtttagctttttttttttactgtgtaagctgatgcatcttgttttttgcactatcccctttgctgctgtacactgcaaatccccactgcgggactaacaAAGgaatatcttttattatcttatcttatcttacaccAGGAGTTCTCAAAGTTTTTGGGTccaaggggagaacatttttaatTGCAACACCGATTATGCATAATGCTTTCAACAATCTGCAATGTTAGATGCCATTGAAACTATTTGTATCTAAAACTTTCCAACTTAagtacttcagacctgtttgataatgataaacagaaatacattttaatttggaTCATGTTAATACCACATGAAAACTGCCCTTATCTGCACTTATCTGCACTTATCTGCACTTATCTGCACCTGTCTGCACCTGTCTGCATCTGTCTGCACCATCTTAAACTTCAAACATGCACTACCTGGACTATCTGCATCTATCTGAAACCACCTCtcctaaccactggtgcactttaaacttactttacactacatcccatataccattttatagactgcacatattacatctatttattgtacactacatttttttattgacggacggtacacgctatgtccattcaccatgtccattcactatgtccattcactatgttcattcactatgtccattcactatgtccattcactatgtccattcactatgtccattcactatgttcattcactatgtatattctgtatttctatttattgttttataatctttttgtacacctgCACCTCTGTATCTGcactttgctgctttgacacctgaatttccccccggggattaataaaggttgatccaatcttatcttatcttatatactAGGACAGCATTCATACTTTTAAATAATtgatttcagaaaatgaacagtagcaagactcGTTTAATAAATCCAGACGTTTAAATTTaacagtctaaagctgactttcaggaTGACAAAGAgcttcaactttaaaataattaacttaTTGCTGCGTGTCACAATcttatcagagtttctattggccccaGGCTAACGTGGGTGCGcataatggacacaatatgcttgttttattagTGCAAAAtatccccatctgtagatatgcacttttaaTGGTACAATACAATTTATTGCAAAagcaaattatttcgcggaCCCCTTGATAGAGTGCCACCGACCCCTGGGGTCCTCTGACCCTACTTTGAGAATCACCACAGTACACTATACGGGCCAAAGCATTAGATATCCTTGTCTACACTTTTGAGTACTTCTGGTCTGTTGTCATAGTTTGGGAAAGCCCCCCATAGTTCCAGCTAACATATTTTCATACTacatactattttattttagacAATAATGTTTTTCCAAGTTTGAGGGAATACAGAAGAAAATGTGTAATCCTAACAGTGCGACATCCACCAATTATAAGAGTGAACACAGCAAAGAAACTTGAGGTGTAAAGATAGTGACTTCATGTAAATGATTTCTGTGAGCCCAAACTGATGGTCACAGTCTTTATGTTTCAGTGAGATCAATGAAGCTAATTTCATCTGTGAAATGTATCCTCTGACCATAAATAGCAgtattttctctcttctttttcacACAGGTACTGTTATACATGCGAGACGCACACTCCTCCTCGATGCTCCCACTGCTACGACTGCAAAGTGTGTGTGCTGCGACGGGATCACCACTGCGTCTTTTTTGGCCAGTGTGTGGGCTTCCTTAACTACCGCTACTTCCTGAGCTGCTTGTTATTTATGTGGTCGGGGCTCCTGTACGCCACTCTGATGAACGCAGAGGTCTTCATTGTCATATTGAAGGAGGGTGTGACTATGCACagcgtcctgctgctgctcatacCCTGGATCATGCTAGTGTCAGGTAGGACCTGTTGTTCCACTTCCTGTCTATTCCTTGTAGCTGAGGGACTTTTTGTCTACCAGTGTTACTCATACTGTTTACACTGATAGAATGTAATCTGTAAAGTTTCCTATATTGACTCAAAAAATGCCCAAAACATTTTTCCAGAGCCAAGGATGACTCATACAAAACATTTTCTGGTGATCAACTAATTAATTCAttgaataattgttttaattctcATTTGATATTACTATTATAATCAGACATTCAGTATGAGAGGTCTCTGCTCTCCATCCTTTACCTCAATGTATGATGGACAAACCTTTTCTGATTGATGACCAGCTGGTTGCTGACAGTTGGCAATTTGCACTTTCAGGTTTTGTTTATTATGACTAATTCAATTATGACTAATTCAACAGAAGGATATTAAATAACTAGTATGGGAGTGTCTTGTCAgatcttcttgttttttttttattttcaggagTAAAATGATCCTTATTGTAAGCAGTCTTAATTTAACTTTtgcattaaattaaatgtacacacttttatttgtaatatttgcaCCTCTAAGATTAACCTATTTCAAATTGTTTGAATTGCTCTGAAACTATTTATTAAACATCAtcacatacacaaatatataatcgCAAATATGCCCATGCTACAAGTTCAgtcaatttaatttataaattaagaattaaattaaatcaccCCATCAGGGCGATTCAAGACCAGATTCATTCCACAATAATGACCATGTACGGAGATCAggactgcgtccatagcaacggcaaagaacgtatattgccaagaagtgaaagtcaattgttccaTTAGCGCCGAACAGCAACGCTACGCTttcaccattttggactgaaagtgactacagGATGCCAGTAAAACCTCTGCCTGAAAAGAGCCGTaccaaagtaaaacaaaattatttctattctattgtcatcttctaccgaaatggcctgtgttgaacaataaaatattataattaataataataatagtagtagtaattgaCCAATCCGAATCGAGTATTAAACAAACAGCCGTGTCATaaagcccaatatcacaaatttgcctaaAGGGGCTTTAAAATCTGCACAGCATTCGATGCCCTCTATCCTTAGATCCTCAATTCTGAGAAGGAAAAACTCCCACCCCAAAAACActttaatggaaaaaaatggcagaaaCCTCAGACGTGCAATCTGCCTACTTAATTATGTTAATGTCTGCTCTATTTTTATGTGCCAGAACTCACTTGAGAGAAAGCTCAGGTCAAAGTGTCCCATTAATCACCCACAGTGGTCTACAGGGAAAGGCACattcataaatacataacattgactttgagaaccaaactgggaaaaaaaaatcttatttttaattttgatcAACATTAAAGGTTACTTTCCCCATAGCTCTTTTAAATTTTAATACAGCAGGATGGTTTATTTATGCTCGTGGACTCATTGTTCAGTTGTGAGATAAACCCTGGAATGTAACTATTAATATTACTATTTCACGAACAAATTGAACCTACGCTCGGATTTATATCACTGGCTGTGATTTCATCCGTTCTGCTGTCCCTTCTCTCCCCAGGTCAGGTCACAGCACGTGCCTTTGCCTTCGCCTTCATCGCCGACACGTGCGTGGTGGGCTTCCTGCTGGTGtccgccttcttcttcttccatctCTTCCTGATGCTTCGGGGACAGACCACCAGGGAGTGGTACTCGACCCGCCGACCCTACAACCTCGGAATCCTGGGCAACCTGCGTCACACTCTGGGCCGTCGCTGGTACCTCTGCTGGCTCTGCCCACTCATCACATCGCCTGGTCCTGGAGATGGGATAAACTTCCAGGTCACAGGATCGCTGGAGCCCGCCCGGTAACAACCGAAAGTCTGAACATTAACAGGCCGCGTGTCTTTGCTTTAGTGGTGATGGTTAATGTTATCGGGAGCAGCAGGGAAGGGAAGGTCACCTCAGTTCAAGAAGAGGCAGCTTGGGATGGGAAGCAGCCAGAACAGTGCGTGTGGTTGTTTAAGATGTTAATGGTTATAACTGTCTACTGGTATCTTCTCTGTAGACTTTACCCGTGCTGAGACAAAGAAATTATGGGTCTACTTTGGAAGGTGCATTGACCTTGACTTAAAGGTAATCTCTACACTCGGTGAGGCTTGAAATTAGCAGTGTTCCTCTGGAATACTGAgcactgaaaatgtatgtaaacaacACTGAAATTGAATTTATTGATCATGGaagtttaatcattttaaatccTTGTTTAACTACTGACTACGACTCCTGGGTAGTCATGCCTTTCTTGTACTGTTTATTTTGCCTAAATCTGAATTTGTATCCGTCATACAAATTTGGCTTGCACTGTTCCTGAATCGTCCAGAGGATTATCAATCTACTGTTGTGCGTTAGCTGCTAGGATCATGATGTGCTTGTGCTTTCCACTTGTCTACATCCACGCCTGAGCTCCAGCTGACTTTATTACACTTTTTAC
This DNA window, taken from Sebastes umbrosus isolate fSebUmb1 chromosome 9, fSebUmb1.pri, whole genome shotgun sequence, encodes the following:
- the zdhhc24 gene encoding probable palmitoyltransferase ZDHHC24, with protein sequence MSLASQVFVRVDRVCRHLPVVLNTFLVFSITGEVSYLVLVEAPLEADQKKTVWSSWWKAVHLLAQYFMLGNICWNALLFVRTSPSIKGVFLGGEGMGQGWRYCYTCETHTPPRCSHCYDCKVCVLRRDHHCVFFGQCVGFLNYRYFLSCLLFMWSGLLYATLMNAEVFIVILKEGVTMHSVLLLLIPWIMLVSGQVTARAFAFAFIADTCVVGFLLVSAFFFFHLFLMLRGQTTREWYSTRRPYNLGILGNLRHTLGRRWYLCWLCPLITSPGPGDGINFQVTGSLEPAR